In Lagopus muta isolate bLagMut1 chromosome 6, bLagMut1 primary, whole genome shotgun sequence, one DNA window encodes the following:
- the LOC125695454 gene encoding alpha-centractin-like, whose amino-acid sequence MNDKLMCLFLLQGSGVIKAGFAGDPIPKYCFPNYMGRPKYVCVMAGALEEDIFIGPKAEEHRGLLSIRYPMEHGIVQDWNDMERIWQYVYSKDQLRTSSEEHPVLLTEAPLNPLKNRERAAEVFFETFNVPALFISMPAVLSLYAAGRTTGVVLDSGDGVTHAVPIYEGFAMPHSIARIDTAGRDVSRFLRLCLQKEGYNFYTTAEFEIVKTIKERACYLSINPQKDETLETEKAQYYLPDGSTIQIGSARFRAPELLFRPDLTGEECEGLHEVLVFAIQKSDVGLRRTLFSNIVLSGGSTLFKGFGDRLLREVKKLAPKDVKIRISAPQERLYSTWIGGSILASLDTFKKMWVSKKAYEEDGARAIHRKTF is encoded by the exons ATGAATGATAAGCTCATGTGTTTGTTTCTCCTACAGGGTTCAGGCGTGATTAAAGCAGGTTTCGCTGGTGATCCAATACCGAAATACTGCTTTCCAAACTA TATGGGCAGACCAAAGTACGTTTGTGTTATGGCTGGTGCTTTAGAAGAGGATATTTTCATTGGTCCAAAGGCAGAG GAGCACAGAGGTCTCCTCTCGATCCGATACCCAATGGAACATGGCATAGTGCAGGACTGGAATGATATGGAGCGCATTTGGCAGTACGTGTATTCCAAAGATCAGCTTCGGACTTCCTCAGAGGAG CATCCTGTGCTGTTGACAGAAGCACCACTAAACCCTCTCAAGAACAGAGAACGTGCTGCTGAAGTGTTCTTTGAGACCTTCAATGTTCCAGCACTATTCATCTCCATGCCGGCTGTGCTCAGTCT GTATGCTGCTGGGAGGACCACAGGAGTGGTGCTGGACTCTGGGGATGGCGTTACCCACGCGGTGCCCATCTATGAAGGCTTTGCCATGCCTCACTCCATCGCGCGGATTGACACTGCAGGCCGCGATGTCTCGCGCTTCCTGCGTCTCTGTCTCCAGAAGGAAGGCTACAACTTCTACACGACCGCAGAGTTTGAGATTGTCAAGACCATCAAGGAG CGTGCCTGCTATCTGTCCATAAACCCCCAGAAGGATGAGACTCTGGAGACTGAGAAGGCTCAGTACTACCTGCCAGATGGAAGCACTATTCAG ATCGGCTCTGCCCGCTTTCGTGCCCCGGAGCTCTTGTTCCGGCCAGACCTGACAGGGGAAGAATGTGAAGGACTCCACGAGGTGCTCGTTTTTGCCATTCAAAAATCAGACGTGGGTCTGAGGCGAACACTTTTCTCCAACATTGTGCTGTCTGGTGGCTCCACACTTTTCAAAG GTTTTGGAGATAGGCTCTTGAGAGAAGTGAAGAAACTAGCTCCAAAGGATGTCAAAATCAGA ATATCAGCTCCTCAGGAGAGATTGTATTCTACGTGGATTGG TGGCTCTATTCTGGCCTCGCTGGAtacttttaagaaaatgtgGGTTTCAAAAAAGGCATATGAAGAAGATGGAGCTCGTGCCATCCACCGAAAAACCTTCTAG
- the LOC125695452 gene encoding uncharacterized protein LOC125695452, protein MLNTSLSWDPPELLLMGSQSVGNNSEGCICFEQFALQGSLSQRGIAQDLLKRGRPLLWDSSRNRTIPHTLVNPLNSAVFRWSGLYCGSVVNRTRQWYNFKTANGWKGSLCNNCTLPEQWCNITTSDCCCNITQSWPQGGYGYARRRPQYNVATGKLWKGKFDDNGLDRSNERVSVVGGSKMLPPGVFLVCGDRAWQGIPRIPVGGPCYLGKLTILSPSISEWVQLVRDMSKGTRKRRSIPTLGSDCGDEVHLWGPTARIFASILAPGVAAAQVLKDIERLACWSVKQANMTSALLSELLMDTDSLRHAVLQNRVAIDFLLLAQGQGCNDFEGMCCFNLSDHSESLHKKLQLLKEHTKKIGIQEDPFGNWLENLFGGIGPWLKQLLKALVIGLFIFLGLMLCCDVSFDVYEVVYNE, encoded by the coding sequence ATGCTGAATACATCACTTTCGTGGGACCCCCCTGAATTGCTGCTTATGGGTTCTCAGAGCGTAGGTAATAATTCAGAGGGATGCATATGTTTTGAACAATTTGCCTTACAAGGATCGCTTTCCCAACGTGGGATTGCGCAGGATCTCCTTAAGAGGGGTAGGCCTTTGTTGTGGGACTCCAGCCGTAATAGAACCATCCCACACACGCTTGTTAACCCGCTGAACAGTGCGGTGTTCAGGTGGTCTGGCCTGTACTGTGGGTCCGTGGTAAATCGTACTCGGCAGTGGTATAATTTCAAAACCGCAAATGGGTGGAAAGGTTCCCTGTGTAACAATTGTACATTGCCAGAGCAGTGGTGCAATATCACCACGAGTGACTGTTGCTGCAACATCACACAATCTTGGCCGCAGGGAGGGTACGGATACGCCCGCAGGAGGCCACAATATAATGTCGCCACCGGAAAACTATGGAAAGGTAAATTTGATGATAATGGTCTGGATAGGAGTAATGAGAGAGTTAGTGTTGTCGGAGGTTCAAAGATGTTACCACCAGGGGTGTTCCTGGTATGTGGTGACAGGGCTTGGCAGGGTATCCCGAGGATACCGGTGGGGGGACCATGTTACCTGGGGAAATTAACTATTCTATCACCAAGCATCTCTGAGTGGGTACAATTGGTCAGGGACATGAGTAAAGGGACTCGGAAAAGGCGAAGTATTCCCACCCTAGGATCAGACTGCGGTGACGAGGTACACCTTTGGGGACCAACGGCACGAATATTTGCATCCATCCTGGCTCCGGGAGTAGCCGCAGCTCAAGTGCTTAAGGACATAGAAAGACTAGCTTGTTGGTCCGTGAAACAGGCCAACATGACTTCTGCGCTCCTAAGCGAACTACTCATGGACACTGATAGCCTTAGGCATGCTGTGCTCCAGAATAGAGTGGCGATCGACTTCCTACTCCTGGCACAGGGTCAGGGATGCAACGACTTTGAAGGGATGTGTTGTTTCAATTTAAGCGATCACAGTGAATCGCTACATAAGAAGTTACAACTGTTAAAGGAACATACAAAAAAGATTGGAATACAGGAAGATCCCTTCGGAAATTGGTTGGAGAATTTGTTTGGTGGGATTGGGCCATGGCTTAAGCAGTTGCTTAAAGCGTTAGTAATAGGGCTGTTTATATTTTTGGGGTTAATGTTGTGTTGTGATGTATCTTTCGATGTTTACGAGGTTGTATACAACGAATGA
- the LOC125695450 gene encoding LOW QUALITY PROTEIN: uncharacterized protein LOC125695450 (The sequence of the model RefSeq protein was modified relative to this genomic sequence to represent the inferred CDS: deleted 2 bases in 1 codon; substituted 1 base at 1 genomic stop codon), whose product MLNTSLSWDPPELLLMGSQSVGNNSEGCICFEQFALQGSLSQRGIAQDLLKRGRPLLWDSSRNRTIPHTLVNPLNSAVFRWSGLYCGSVVNRTRQWYNFKTANGWKGSLCNNCTLPEQWCNITTSDCCCNITQSWPQGGYGYARRRPQYNVATGKLWKGKFDDNGLDRSNERVSVVGGSKMLPPGVFLVCGDRAWQGIPRIPVGGPCYLGKLTILSPSXFSEWVQLVRDMSKGTRKRRSIPTLGSDCGDEVHLWGPKARIFASILAPGVAVAQVLKDIERLACWSVKQANMTSALLSELLMDTDSLRHAVLQNRAAIDFLLLAQGQGCNDFEGMCCFNLSDHSESLHKKLQLLKEHTKKIGIQEDPFGNWLENLFGGIGPWLKQLLKALVIGLFIFLGLMLCLPCIFQCLRGCIQRMTEKMIYTQLEYCRMQDKF is encoded by the exons ATGCTGAATACATCACTTTCGTGGGACCCCCCTGAATTGCTGCTTATGGGTTCTCAGAGCGTAGGTAATAATTCAGAGGGATGCATATGTTTTGAACAATTTGCCTTACAAGGATCGCTTTCCCAACGTGGGATTGCGCAGGATCTCCTTAAGAGGGGTAGGCCTTTGTTGTGGGACTCCAGCCGTAATAGAACCATCCCACACACGCTTGTTAACCCGCTGAACAGTGCGGTGTTCAGGTGGTCTGGCCTGTACTGTGGGTCCGTGGTAAATCGTACTCGGCAGTGGTATAATTTCAAAACCGCAAATGGGTGGAAAGGTTCCCTGTGTAACAATTGTACATTGCCAGAGCAGTGGTGCAATATCACCACGAGTGACTGTTGCTGCAACATCACACAATCTTGGCCGCAGGGAGGGTACGGATACGCCCGCAGGAGGCCACAATATAATGTCGCCACCGGAAAACTATGGAAAGGTAAATTTGATGATAATGGTCTGGATAGGAGTAATGAGAGAGTTAGTGTTGTCGGAGGTTCAAAGATGTTACCACCAGGGGTGTTCCTGGTATGTGGTGACAGGGCTTGGCAGGGTATCCCGAGGATACCGGTGGGGGGACCATGTTACCTGGGGAAATTAACTATTCTATCACCAAGT TGATTCTCTGAGTGGGTACAATTGGTCAGGGACATGAGTAAAGGGACTCGGAAAAGGCGAAGTATTCCCACCCTAGGATCAGACTGCGGTGACGAGGTACACCTTTGGGGACCAAAGGCACGAATATTTGCATCCATCCTGGCTCCGGGAGTAGCCGTGGCTCAAGTGCTTAAGGACATAGAAAGACTAGCTTGTTGGTCCGTGAAACAGGCCAACATGACTTCTGCGCTCCTAAGCGAACTACTCATGGACACTGATAGCCTTAGGCATGCTGTGCTCCAGAATAGAGCGGCGATCGACTTCCTACTCCTGGCACAGGGTCAGGGATGCAACGACTTTGAAGGGATGTGTTGTTTCAATTTAAGCGATCACAGTGAATCGCTACATAAGAAGTTACAACTGTTAAAGGAACATACAAAAAAGATTGGAATACAGGAAGATCCCTTCGGAAATTGGTTGGAGAATTTGTTTGGTGGGATTGGGCCATGGCTTAAGCAGTTGCTTAAAGCGTTAGTAATAGGGCTGTTTATATTTTTGGGGTTAATGTTGTGTTTGCCATGTATCTTTCAATGTTTGCGAGGTTGTATACAACGAATGACTGAGAAAATGATCTACACGCAATTGGAATACTGTAGAATGCAGGATAAGTTCTAA